The window AGGCCTACGGCCTGGTGTACACGCTGGGTTTCTTTCCTCCCGGCCTGGACCTGCTGGCAGCCGAGATTTCCGGGCGGGAAGCGGAGGAAGCCGTGAGGACCCGGTTCCCCCAGCTGGGCGACATCCGCCTGTATTCGGCTTCCGACGCCCACAGGCTGGAGGAAATCGGGCTCCACCCCAGCTTCTTTTGCCTGAAGGAGCCCACGGTGGCGGAACTGGGACTGGCTTTCCGGGGGGTGGGGGGAAGGAACGTGGTGATCTGCCCCAAGTAGGGGCGGTCTTCCTGCTGACAGGAGGGAGGGTGATCGTCTGCCACAGGTGACGTGGCAACTGCTGCAGCTTCAGAGAGGAGGGAGATCGTGGCACAGGTGGCAGCCCTCAGCCCCACGCTGAGGGAGGAAGCGAGTCAAATCATCGCCGGGTACCGGGGGCAACCCAGCGGCCTGATCCAGGTGCTATCGCGCCTCCAGGAGAAACTTGGTTACCTGCCCCGTGACGTCCTGAAAGAGGTGGCGGACACCCTGGACGTAGCACTGACGGATGTGTACGGGGTGGTGACCTTTTACGCGCTGTTCACCTTGAAGCCCCGGGGGCGTCACACCATCAACCTGTGCAAGGGGACGGCGTGTTACGTGCGGGGGGCGGCTCAACTGATAGAGCGCCTCCGGAAGGACTACGGGCTCAAACCGGGCGACACGACCGACGATGGGCGCTTCACCCTGGAGGTCGTCCGGTGCCTGGGGGCGTGCGGGCTGGGTCCGGCGGTGATGATCGACAAAGACGTGCACGCTCGCGTCAAGCCTGAGAAACTGGGGGAAATCCTGAGCAGGTACGAGTAGGGGGACGACGGTGCACGAACTGGCCCTCCACATCCTTGACCTCTTCCGCAACGCCGTGGAAGCGGGGGCCCG of the Bacillota bacterium genome contains:
- the nuoE gene encoding NADH-quinone oxidoreductase subunit NuoE; amino-acid sequence: MAQVAALSPTLREEASQIIAGYRGQPSGLIQVLSRLQEKLGYLPRDVLKEVADTLDVALTDVYGVVTFYALFTLKPRGRHTINLCKGTACYVRGAAQLIERLRKDYGLKPGDTTDDGRFTLEVVRCLGACGLGPAVMIDKDVHARVKPEKLGEILSRYE